The proteins below are encoded in one region of Gimesia chilikensis:
- a CDS encoding phytanoyl-CoA dioxygenase family protein, translating into MTEDAIVQEYREQGFVHIPEFYSAEQLAEIRAAVDRYNREVVPGVPENDVVLEADGTAIRNCWRMQIHDPFFAELPQAAQLQPLIAALVNGTPLCMGVETFNKPAKVGSGVPPHQDNAYFCQEPPDVLTVWVALDEVTPENGPVQYVGGSHQAGLQIHTPSGVKGNSFGLAEDVDAATATPALLKAGDVLIHHCQTIHFSDPNVSDHPRLGLLMVFRGEHTQDSPEMKAAYQKARALMESQAS; encoded by the coding sequence ATGACTGAAGACGCCATCGTTCAGGAATACCGGGAACAGGGGTTTGTGCACATTCCCGAATTCTATTCTGCCGAACAGCTGGCCGAGATCCGTGCCGCGGTTGATCGCTACAACCGGGAAGTGGTTCCCGGAGTGCCTGAGAACGATGTGGTCCTTGAAGCGGATGGCACCGCGATACGCAACTGCTGGCGGATGCAGATCCACGATCCGTTCTTCGCGGAACTTCCGCAAGCAGCACAACTGCAACCCCTGATCGCTGCCCTGGTCAACGGCACGCCACTCTGCATGGGAGTGGAGACGTTTAACAAACCGGCGAAAGTCGGCTCGGGTGTACCGCCGCATCAGGACAATGCCTACTTCTGCCAGGAGCCGCCGGACGTGCTTACGGTCTGGGTCGCCCTGGATGAGGTGACGCCGGAAAACGGACCGGTGCAATACGTGGGTGGTTCGCATCAGGCAGGTCTGCAGATACATACGCCGTCAGGTGTCAAAGGGAATTCGTTCGGTCTGGCGGAAGACGTTGATGCCGCAACAGCAACGCCGGCACTGCTCAAAGCCGGTGATGTACTGATCCATCACTGTCAGACCATTCATTTCAGCGATCCCAATGTCAGCGATCATCCGCGGCTCGGTCTGTTGATGGTCTTTCGAGGTGAACACACACAGGATTCGCCTGAAATGAAAGCCGCTTATCAGAAGGCACGGGCCCTGATGGAGTCGCAGGCAAGCTGA
- the acs gene encoding acetate--CoA ligase, whose product MSDQANENIESVLQETRSFPPPAEFVEQANISSKEQYEELWNRAKDDPAGFWGDLAQGLEWSQPYDQVLEGEMPETKWFTGGKINASVNCIDRHLDSWRKNKAAIVWEGEPGDTRVLRYQDLYREVCKFANCLKKLGVETGDRVTLYMPMVPELAIAMLACSRIGATHSIIFGGFSADAIADRNNDAQAKLVITADGGWRRGKNIPLKEAVDQSLEKSPSVEKVVVYRRTGCEVDMVPDRDYWWHDLMEDVSAECDPVELDSEHPLFILYTSGSTGKPKGVQHSTGGYLLGTMMTSKWVFDLKEDDTYWCTADIGWITGHSYIVYGPLANGATTVMYEGAPNWPDEGRFWEIIEKYQVNIFYTAPTAIRAFIKWGDEWPNKYDLSSLRLLGTVGEPINPEAWMWYHTVIGQERCPIVDTWWQTETGGIMMSPLPGVTATKPGSCTTPLPGVVPDIVTAEGESLGDNQGGLLVMRQPWPHMLRTLYGDHERFKDVYFSTIEGCYLAGDSARRDEDGYYWIMGRIDDVINVSGHRLSTMEVESALVAHPKVAEAAVVGFPHEIKGEGICCFVTLTTEDGSDELKNELKQHVRTQIGVVATPDEIRFAAALPKTRSGKIMRRLLRDIAAGRESVGDTTTLEDFNVIANLKQKED is encoded by the coding sequence ATGAGTGACCAGGCTAACGAAAACATTGAAAGTGTTCTTCAGGAAACTCGATCATTTCCGCCGCCAGCCGAGTTCGTCGAACAGGCCAATATTTCGAGCAAAGAACAGTACGAAGAGCTCTGGAACCGGGCCAAAGACGATCCGGCCGGTTTCTGGGGCGATCTGGCTCAGGGACTGGAATGGTCTCAGCCTTATGATCAGGTCCTCGAAGGTGAGATGCCCGAGACCAAATGGTTCACGGGCGGGAAGATCAACGCTTCGGTCAACTGCATCGACCGTCACCTCGACAGCTGGCGGAAAAACAAGGCCGCTATCGTCTGGGAAGGCGAGCCGGGCGATACCCGCGTGCTGCGTTACCAGGACCTGTACCGCGAAGTCTGCAAGTTCGCGAACTGCCTGAAGAAGCTGGGCGTTGAGACCGGCGACCGCGTCACCCTGTATATGCCCATGGTTCCCGAACTGGCGATCGCCATGCTGGCCTGCTCCCGCATCGGGGCGACACACTCGATCATCTTCGGCGGTTTCAGTGCCGACGCCATCGCTGACCGCAACAATGACGCCCAGGCCAAACTGGTCATCACCGCCGATGGCGGCTGGCGTCGTGGTAAGAATATTCCGCTCAAAGAAGCCGTCGACCAGAGCCTGGAAAAATCACCCAGCGTGGAAAAGGTCGTGGTTTACCGTCGCACCGGCTGTGAAGTCGATATGGTTCCCGATCGCGACTACTGGTGGCACGATCTGATGGAAGACGTTTCCGCAGAATGCGATCCGGTGGAACTCGACAGCGAACACCCGCTGTTCATCCTTTACACTTCCGGAAGTACCGGTAAGCCCAAGGGCGTGCAGCACTCCACCGGCGGTTACCTGCTGGGAACGATGATGACCTCCAAGTGGGTTTTCGACCTCAAAGAAGACGACACCTACTGGTGTACCGCCGACATCGGCTGGATCACCGGTCACAGCTACATCGTCTACGGTCCGCTGGCCAACGGTGCGACCACCGTGATGTACGAAGGGGCTCCCAACTGGCCCGATGAAGGTCGCTTCTGGGAGATCATCGAAAAGTACCAGGTCAATATCTTCTACACGGCCCCGACCGCGATTCGTGCCTTCATCAAATGGGGCGACGAATGGCCCAACAAGTACGATCTCTCCAGCCTGCGTCTGCTGGGAACCGTGGGTGAGCCGATCAACCCCGAAGCCTGGATGTGGTATCACACCGTCATCGGACAGGAACGCTGCCCGATCGTCGATACCTGGTGGCAGACCGAAACCGGCGGCATCATGATGAGCCCGCTGCCCGGTGTCACCGCGACCAAGCCCGGCAGTTGTACGACTCCCCTGCCCGGCGTTGTGCCTGATATCGTGACTGCAGAAGGCGAAAGCCTGGGCGACAACCAGGGCGGTCTGCTCGTAATGCGTCAACCCTGGCCACACATGCTGCGAACCCTGTACGGCGACCACGAACGGTTCAAAGACGTCTACTTCAGCACCATTGAAGGTTGTTACCTGGCCGGCGACAGTGCCCGCCGCGATGAAGACGGTTACTACTGGATCATGGGTCGTATCGACGACGTGATCAACGTTTCCGGTCACCGTCTGAGCACGATGGAAGTTGAAAGCGCCCTGGTGGCACATCCCAAAGTTGCGGAAGCAGCCGTGGTTGGTTTCCCCCATGAAATCAAAGGGGAAGGCATCTGCTGTTTCGTCACCCTGACGACAGAAGATGGCAGCGATGAGTTGAAAAACGAACTCAAACAGCACGTGCGAACTCAGATCGGCGTGGTCGCGACACCGGATGAAATCCGCTTTGCCGCCGCACTGCCGAAAACCCGCAGTGGTAAAATCATGCGACGTCTGCTGCGTGACATCGCCGCTGGTCGCGAAAGCGTGGGCGATACCACGACGCTGGAAGACTTCAACGTCATCGCGAATCTGAAACAGAAAGAGGACTAA